The Campylobacter showae DNA window CCATAAAGGTATGATAACTCCCAGCAAACAGGCTAATAGAAAAAAGACTGAAGAGAATATCAGCCAGCCTAGCATAAAGACGATACCTAGTGCTACAACGTATATGCAGCAAATTAAAATTTTATTTTCTACGGACGAGTTATCGATCAAATTTAAACCTCTCAATTGTTACGGCACGAGTCGCTTAAGGGGGTTAAGGGGGATTTGCCCCCTTACGAGCACCGAACGTTATACGAAATGCGAAAGCATTACGTATATACGGGCGGTATGCTCGCCCTATAAAATATTTAACTATTTTTTAGAATTATAGCGCAAAAAGTTGGGGTTGTAAATAGGTGGGATGTTTGATATAATAAAAGCTAATCTCATCAAAAGGAAAACAATGAAAAAAATCGTTTTAGCTATGGTCGTTGCCGGGCTATGCTCTTTAAATTTGAGTGCCGGGGAACTGGAGGATAATATCAAGAAATGCGACGGCGGCGATGCGCAGGCTTGTTTGAAAGTATCTGACGCTTATTTTTCAATGGATGAGAATCACCCTAAAAGATCCGAATTTCATGAAAAAGCTTGTAATTTAAAAAATGCCGACGGTTGCATGTTGGTCGGGTTTAGCTATGAAAAAAAAGGCGATATGGCTAATGCTAAGAAATTTTATACTAGGGCTTGCGATTTAGGAAATGAAGTGGCTTGCACGATGAAGTAAAAAATTAAAAAATAAAGCCTGATCGCAAAATCAGGCTTTATTATCTAAGCGGTTAAAATATACCGCCAATCCCTTCCATAAAGAAGATATACTGAACCTCTTGGGCATATTTACGTTTTAAAATGACGTAGCAAGCTATGTTAATATAGTCTGCCTTATCATCCTCTAGCTTGTCTATATACATTTTTATAAGCTCTTTGGCGGCTTTCATAATATTGCCTCTACCTAGCGCAATAAAAATTTTATTTACTCTCTCGATCCTTTTGGTGCATCTTGCAGCCTCGTCGAGAAACTCATCGACCTTTTTGGCTACCGCCGGAGTAATACGCTCTATCGTAGCATCGGCTCGTAAGCCTAGTAGCCTAGAGATGATCATAACGTATTTTTCTTTGTCCTCAAGCGTAAGACTGTTATAATTAACGCCTGGTGTTGGTTGTGGTTGTCCCGGTATTCCTGGAAATCTTGACATGTTTCTATCCTTTTTTATTTTTTATGATTTGTTTGGTTTATAGTGTTGGTATTGCTATGCCCAACGCTAAATAAAGCGCTGCAACCCGCGAGGATCACTGAAAGCGCAACTAAAAATGCTATAATTGTTTTTTTC harbors:
- a CDS encoding sel1 repeat family protein, which encodes MKKIVLAMVVAGLCSLNLSAGELEDNIKKCDGGDAQACLKVSDAYFSMDENHPKRSEFHEKACNLKNADGCMLVGFSYEKKGDMANAKKFYTRACDLGNEVACTMK